In Candidatus Rokuibacteriota bacterium, the genomic stretch AGGCGATCCGCATCCACAAGTTCGGCGGTCCCGAGGTGCTCCAACTGGACGAGGTGCCTGACCCGGCACCGGGGCCGGGTCAGGTCCTCGTGAGAATCCGCGCGGCGGGCGTGATCGAGGAAGAGGCCAGCCGATAAGCGTGTTCGACGGTCCCCGGCGTGAGGTGCGCAGAGCGGTGTACCGGCAGCGCCGGGCGCTGCGCAACGGACAGGAGGCCACGATGGAACACACGGCCGGAGGAAAGCCGAAGGTGATGCGGATGGAAGAGGCGTTCTGGGAGCTTCCGCCCGGCCACGTTCAGGCCTTCTCGAAGCTCCTCGTCCACCCGAGCAACGCCGATACCCGGTATTTTGACTTCCGGATCTCGAGCTACCAACCCAAAGGGTACGCCGAGGTCCACGTCCACGAGGTGGCGGAGCACATCTACTACATCCTCCAAGGTCGCGGGATCGTGGAGCTCGACGGCGAGCGGCATCTCGTCGAGCCGCACACGGTCATCCACATCCCGCCAGGGGTCCGCCATGGGATCTTCAACACGGGCATCGAAGACCTGATCTTCCTGGTGGCCGCCTCGCCCCCCTCCGACATGCCCGGGGTGAAACAGACCGGCGGGCGCGAGGCGTGAGCGCGAGCTTCCCGCACCTGTTTGCCCCGGGCCGGATCGGCACCCGCACCCTTCGGAACCGGATCCTCATGGCCCCGATGGAGAAGAATCTGGCGACGGCGGCCGGGGGCGTAACCCAGCGCTACATCGACTACGTGGAGGCCCGGGCGCGGGGGGGTGCGGCACTGATCCTGCTCGAATCGATGTACGTCGACCCTGCGGGGAAGAATCACCGCTTCCAGCTGGGCCTCCATGACGACGCTCTGATCCCGGGCTACAGCCAGTTGACCAAGGCTTGTCATCGCCACGGGGCCCTGGTGGGGGCGGAGCTGGCCTTCGCCGGCCGCGAGACCTCCTC encodes the following:
- a CDS encoding cupin domain-containing protein produces the protein MEHTAGGKPKVMRMEEAFWELPPGHVQAFSKLLVHPSNADTRYFDFRISSYQPKGYAEVHVHEVAEHIYYILQGRGIVELDGERHLVEPHTVIHIPPGVRHGIFNTGIEDLIFLVAASPPSDMPGVKQTGGREA